One segment of Apus apus isolate bApuApu2 chromosome 1, bApuApu2.pri.cur, whole genome shotgun sequence DNA contains the following:
- the TMPRSS3 gene encoding transmembrane protease serine 3 yields MASQEELSQVQETNSTTGSLEIITITEDISPVPEIQFSFKRFFFIPQAKVDPSADGSGDIEPPSMCHAFVSLKYFPYICGLFLAVILAVAIGLGVQYNCIGKFRCRSSFKCIQKSARCNGVFNCKEGEDEYGCVRLSGKKAVLQVFTSGSWRTVCSDDWKAEYGNTTCKHLGFSSYVSSGYLPVAAVEKQFQRHFVSLSHWLSADQVTSLHNATNLREECASGNVIILKCLVCGTRASYRPRIVGGNPSSPQQWPWQVSLQFHGHHLCGGSVITPRWIITAAHCVYDLYLPSSWSVQVGFVTQQDTQVHPYSVEKIIYHRNYKPKTMGNDIALMKLAAPLALNGHIEPICLPNFGEQFPEGKMCWVSGWGATVEGGDTSDTMNYAGVPLISNAICNHRDVYGGIITSSMLCAGFLKGGVDTCQGDSGGPLACEDMSIWKLVGTTSFGMGCAEKNKPGVYSRTTSFLDWIHEQMEREELQT; encoded by the exons aTGGCTTCTCAGGAAGAG TTGAGTCAGGTACAAGAGACAAATTCCACTACTGGAAGTCTTGAAATCATCACTATTACAGAGGATATATCACCAGTACcagaaattcagttttccttcaaaaGATTCTTCTTCATACCACAAGCAAAAGTGGATCCCAGCGCAGATGGATCTG GAGATATTGAGCCACCTTCGATGTGCCATGCTTTTGTCTCCCTGAAATACTTTCCATATATTTGTGGCTTATTCCTTGCAGTAATCCTAGCAGTTGCCATTGGCCTGGGTG TCCAATACAACTGCATTGGGAAGTTTCGCTGCCGGTCATCCTTTAAATGTATCCAGAAATCTGCCAGGTGCAATGGTGTCTTCAACTGTAAAGAAGGGGAGGATGAGTACGGATGTG TCAGGTTGAGTGGCAAGAAAGCGGTGCTGCAAGTGTTCACTTCTGGATCCTGGCGAACAGTCTGCTCTGATGACTGGAAAGCAGAGTATGGAAATACGACCTGCAAACATCTGGGTTTCTCCAG TTATGTGAGTTCAGGTTacctgcctgtggctgcagtagaaaaacagtttcaaagacattttgtaTCCCTCAGCCACTGGTTATCAGCTGATCAAGTGACATCCCTGCACAATGCAACAAACCTCAG AGAGGAATGCGCTTCTGGCAATGTGATTATCTTAAAATGTTTGG TGTGCGGGACACGAGCCAGCTACAGGCCACGGATTGTGGGGGGCAACCCGTCCTCCCCCCAGCAGTGGCCCTGGCAGGTCAGCCTTCAGTTCCACGGGCACCACCTCTGTGGAGGGTCTGTCATCACCCCACGCTGGATCATCACAGCTGCCCACTGTGTGTATGA CCTGTACTTGCCGAGCTCATGGAGTGTGCAGGTTGGTTTTGTGACTCAGCAAGACACCCAGGTTCATCCATATTCAGTGGAAAAAATTATATACCATCGAAATTATAAACCCAAAACAATGGGAAATGATATAGCACTGATGAAACTGGCAGCACCACTTGCTCtcaatg gTCACATAGAGCCAATTTGTCTGCCTAATTTTGGTGAACAGTTCCCAGAAGGGAAAATGTGTTGGGTATCAGGATGGGGAGCAACTGTGGAAGGAG gTGATACATCTGACACCATGAATTATGCAGGTGTTCCTCTGATTTCTAATGCAATTTGCAATCACAGGGATGTCTACGGGGGGATCATAACTTCTTCAATGCTTTGTGCTGGTTTCCTAAAGGGAGGGGTAGACACCTGCCAG GGAGATAGTGGAGGCCCTTTAGCATGTGAAGACATGAGTATCTGGAAATTGGTGGGGACCACCAGCTTTGGCATGGGCTGTGCTGAGAAGAACAAGCCGGGCGTCTACAGCCGAACCACCTCCTTCTTGGACTGGATACACGAACAGATGGAG AGAGAAGAACTGCAGACCTGA